A genomic region of Catalinimonas niigatensis contains the following coding sequences:
- a CDS encoding acyl-CoA thioesterase, translated as MNFHTRKWVKPEDLNPNKTLFGGRLLQWIDEEAALYTIIQLENQKVVTKYISEINFISSAITGDIIEIGIEPVSFGSTSITLRCVVRNKMTHEEILSIDKIVMVNLDENGKPVPHGKTSLEFVKDRLAAQKEPLK; from the coding sequence ATGAATTTTCATACCAGAAAATGGGTCAAACCAGAAGATTTGAACCCTAACAAAACCCTTTTCGGAGGACGCTTACTCCAATGGATTGATGAAGAAGCTGCACTATATACGATCATTCAACTGGAAAATCAGAAGGTAGTCACCAAATATATCTCTGAGATTAACTTTATCAGTTCGGCCATCACCGGAGATATTATAGAGATTGGCATAGAGCCGGTTTCTTTTGGCAGCACTTCTATTACGCTTCGTTGTGTAGTACGTAATAAAATGACCCATGAGGAAATCCTTTCCATTGATAAGATCGTCATGGTCAACCTGGATGAAAACGGGAAACCCGTACCTCACGGTAAGACCAGTCTGGAATTTGTTAAAGACAGGCTGGCTGCACAAAAAGAGCCTTTGAAATAA